One stretch of Desulfovibrio sp. UCD-KL4C DNA includes these proteins:
- a CDS encoding STAS domain-containing protein, translating into MGLEVGENKNDGVIIFALKGRLDSNTSNDFEERLLCSIQAGETKIILDFENLEYISSAGLRVLLKAARELKGGEGKLLLCSLKDYIREVFDLSGFVSFLPIFNTKEECISSF; encoded by the coding sequence ATGGGCTTGGAAGTTGGTGAAAACAAAAACGATGGTGTGATCATTTTTGCGCTAAAAGGAAGGCTTGATTCTAACACCTCTAATGATTTTGAAGAACGCCTTCTTTGTTCCATTCAGGCCGGCGAGACAAAGATTATTTTAGATTTTGAAAATCTTGAGTATATTTCAAGCGCCGGTCTTCGTGTGCTTTTAAAGGCTGCAAGAGAGTTGAAAGGGGGGGAAGGTAAGCTTTTGCTTTGCTCACTGAAAGATTATATCCGCGAAGTTTTTGACCTATCCGGCTTTGTATCCTTTTTGCCTATTTTTAATACAAAGGAAGAGTGTATTTCTTCGTTTTAG
- a CDS encoding ATP-binding protein produces MVNNLQSLTNYDKKYSFTLKADLAELKVLAEKINNFGKENGIPEKNIFEVNLVLDELFTNLVSYGCFSDSHFFEIELCLKDGAMFIEIMDDGKPFNPLDMPEPEIHCDCDEREVGGLGIHFMRKMMDEIEYYLDNGKNRLKLTKIIH; encoded by the coding sequence TTGGTTAATAATCTGCAGTCGCTGACAAATTACGACAAAAAATATTCATTTACGTTGAAAGCTGATCTAGCTGAGCTAAAAGTCCTTGCTGAAAAAATTAATAATTTCGGTAAAGAAAATGGAATACCGGAGAAAAATATTTTTGAGGTTAATTTAGTTCTGGATGAACTTTTTACTAACCTTGTAAGTTATGGATGCTTTTCTGATTCGCATTTTTTTGAGATAGAGCTTTGCTTAAAAGACGGGGCTATGTTTATTGAGATAATGGACGACGGGAAACCTTTTAATCCACTTGATATGCCTGAACCGGAAATTCATTGTGATTGTGATGAAAGAGAAGTAGGTGGATTAGGTATTCATTTTATGCGTAAAATGATGGACGAAATTGAGTATTATCTGGATAATGGGAAGAATAGATTAAAGTTGACCAAAATAATTCATTAG
- a CDS encoding ABC transporter ATP-binding protein/permease translates to MITKRPLMYWVKTSNLKLQLILLAIILVTVATRVIPLEMQKLIINQAISMRKVDLLVRYCSFYIIAVVSASLLKYAITYLQTYIGQETLAKMRKDLYAHILTLPLGYFRKANPGMVVSSLVTELAPAGEYVGQSIAVPVTNILTLITFATYLFYLNATMAAISIALYPIVIYVVPKLQKKSNTANKQRVDTTRNLSSHINETISGIHEIHGNGSYSIENRKYGAFVDRLFRIRITWILYKQGIKVLNSFFQNLGPFLLFLVGGYLAIQGKFDLGALVAFLSAYEKIYDPWKELMDFYQVHNDATVRYERVMEYFDFEPEFKLEPEGRAPVKFTGSIDVQNLGFTVSGGIKLLKQINLKLKPGEQLALVGFSGSGKSTLAQCISQLYKYTGGSVKIDGYEVGELTKADMVHNMGIVAQEPFIFSGSIKDNLLYSCAAVLEGDPDAEKKTPSRDNMIESIQQAGIFVDVLRFGLNTLVDSEQEKKLSEQLLSVRKNFHSDFGEKFADHVEFYQEGKYLDYSSVAGNIIFGSANSKHFAGKNLATNKGFSNFLKEANLEIPLLSLGRETVKQTVDILGDVPQEEIFFEQSPIPTEEFDGYKQLASRLDNKMIQEITGTDKEMLLQLALNFIPGKHKIVALPTVLKGLILDGRKMFFNKASAEKPNLFNFFKIDEYITSQTILDNILFGKSKTDHPQIQDAINQSMIQLLIEADLLETVVELGMNFEVGTKGDKLSGGQKQKLAIARTFLKNPPIMIMDEATSALDNRSQNRIQGLLETKWKGKSTLISVIHRLDTIKNYDKVAVMKAGKLMEIGPYEELIAKKGLLYELIHGAQ, encoded by the coding sequence ATGATCACTAAACGTCCCCTGATGTATTGGGTAAAGACAAGCAATCTTAAATTGCAACTGATATTGCTGGCTATAATTTTAGTCACAGTTGCAACGCGTGTTATCCCTCTGGAAATGCAAAAGCTAATTATCAACCAGGCAATCAGCATGCGGAAAGTAGACTTACTTGTCCGATACTGTAGCTTCTACATAATAGCAGTTGTCAGTGCCAGTCTGTTAAAATACGCAATTACGTACCTGCAGACTTATATAGGGCAAGAAACTTTGGCTAAAATGCGAAAAGATCTCTACGCCCACATTCTGACACTGCCGCTTGGATATTTCAGAAAGGCAAATCCCGGCATGGTTGTTTCCTCACTGGTGACGGAACTCGCTCCAGCCGGTGAATATGTAGGACAGTCAATTGCAGTTCCAGTTACGAATATTCTGACACTGATAACATTTGCAACATATCTATTTTATCTTAACGCTACCATGGCCGCCATTTCAATCGCACTATATCCGATTGTCATTTATGTAGTCCCTAAACTGCAAAAAAAATCAAACACTGCCAATAAACAAAGGGTCGACACCACCAGGAATCTTAGCAGTCATATTAACGAAACCATTTCAGGCATACATGAAATTCACGGTAACGGCTCATATAGCATTGAGAACCGTAAATACGGTGCTTTCGTTGACCGCCTTTTCAGGATCAGGATCACTTGGATTCTTTACAAACAAGGAATCAAAGTTCTCAACAGTTTTTTTCAAAACCTTGGACCATTTCTACTTTTCCTTGTCGGTGGTTATCTTGCAATTCAAGGTAAATTCGACCTTGGTGCACTTGTCGCCTTCCTTTCCGCTTATGAAAAAATTTATGATCCATGGAAAGAACTTATGGATTTTTATCAGGTTCATAATGACGCAACTGTCCGTTACGAACGAGTCATGGAATATTTTGACTTCGAACCAGAATTCAAGCTTGAGCCGGAAGGCAGAGCTCCGGTAAAATTCACCGGTAGCATTGACGTTCAAAACCTCGGGTTTACTGTTTCAGGTGGCATAAAACTGCTAAAACAAATCAACTTGAAGCTTAAACCAGGTGAACAGCTTGCTCTGGTCGGTTTTTCCGGAAGTGGAAAAAGTACTCTGGCACAATGTATCTCGCAACTATATAAATATACCGGAGGATCGGTAAAAATCGACGGCTATGAAGTTGGGGAGCTGACCAAAGCAGATATGGTACACAATATGGGAATTGTCGCCCAGGAACCATTCATCTTTTCAGGATCAATAAAGGATAATCTGCTCTACTCATGTGCCGCAGTACTTGAAGGAGATCCTGATGCTGAAAAGAAAACACCAAGCCGCGACAATATGATTGAAAGCATTCAACAGGCAGGTATTTTTGTCGATGTCTTAAGATTCGGGCTGAATACTCTTGTTGATTCTGAACAGGAAAAAAAATTATCCGAGCAATTACTGTCTGTTCGCAAGAACTTCCATTCAGACTTCGGTGAAAAATTTGCTGATCACGTTGAATTTTATCAGGAAGGTAAATATCTCGACTACTCATCAGTTGCAGGAAATATTATATTCGGTTCTGCAAACAGTAAACATTTCGCGGGTAAAAATCTTGCCACAAACAAAGGCTTTAGTAACTTTTTAAAAGAAGCAAACCTCGAAATCCCTCTCCTGAGCCTCGGACGTGAAACTGTTAAACAAACTGTCGACATTTTGGGTGACGTACCTCAGGAAGAAATATTCTTCGAACAAAGCCCTATTCCAACAGAAGAGTTTGACGGCTATAAGCAACTTGCCAGTAGACTGGATAATAAAATGATACAGGAAATCACTGGCACTGATAAAGAAATGCTGCTTCAGCTTGCCCTTAACTTTATACCAGGCAAGCATAAAATTGTTGCTTTACCGACAGTGCTGAAAGGACTGATTCTTGATGGAAGGAAGATGTTCTTTAATAAAGCTTCCGCTGAAAAACCTAACTTATTCAACTTCTTTAAAATAGACGAATACATTACATCGCAAACAATTTTAGATAATATCCTTTTTGGAAAATCTAAAACTGATCACCCGCAAATTCAGGATGCTATCAACCAAAGTATGATCCAGCTTCTTATTGAAGCAGATCTACTTGAAACAGTTGTTGAGCTGGGAATGAATTTCGAGGTCGGTACTAAAGGTGATAAGCTCTCAGGCGGACAGAAACAGAAATTGGCAATAGCGCGGACATTCCTCAAGAATCCGCCTATTATGATTATGGATGAAGCAACTTCTGCCCTTGATAATCGCTCACAGAACAGAATCCAAGGCCTTTTAGAAACAAAATGGAAAGGTAAATCTACTCTCATTTCTGTTATCCATAGGCTTGATACTATTAAAAACTATGACAAAGTTGCAGTTATGAAAGCCGGTAAACTTATGGAAATTGGGCCTTACGAAGAATTAATCGCAAAGAAAGGCCTCCTCTACGAACTAATACATGGAGCACAGTAA
- a CDS encoding mechanosensitive ion channel domain-containing protein, with amino-acid sequence MTTYTKNTIALSFIIISLLCVSFLNEVHAESTSKTWTYMLEGIEHDINEQNIAVQSLQKKLPEMLKTFDHRIYKAKDRLDQLKLLRGLAKQTPWSYRTILLQLEDLKGYVLYAKKDLIVEKNRLKKIKKDIDLLSELNIGNSLELNVKKELLTKTIDSFKQIRNLSKVIKKEIDVALTNADETIIEISQNKKITTKYYAGSMESFYFQEGPSLLDSSNWQDISYAFEEWQQSHSKFYYPLFVWVNWTNFMSYMVVIALACWLFLRQAVKILLKRSIFANHSMSAYNFGLIMLSLGAGIFIARQLTLFTSNQITGLVWSELITLGVIICARNFLWANEKTKPAQLIHSPMFTLWCLMTAGDILHMLTIPVECIGTIWIFFSLIALIVIHENRKKQSLKITKTTSKITMYILVLCSILTIFGLGTQAMMFTQLWFLFLVTLQICSALKTIMVTSKQDESGSDTERVLPINEDSVTGNTQHNHMIQLMYPLSISVIIFFFIAWATAYMGGIPFAKFVFRHMDIKIAGAAISIKSLFYILILFFTSRLILFWLKTMVSTTSIAGRKIESALAHTFSTLGSYLVWVFFILSSLYLLGIPMAALTWIASGLSIGIGFGLKDIVSNFVSGLIILFGGSIKKGDILQRNKIIGRVEDVSIRNTTMRALDNSMVIIPNSSFLKGEIVNLNFRDSRIRVAIPITLIPGSKIEKAKKIMLKTVKNHSKVMNDPEPSILFKRFGSLGLEFEIYFWVRDFEDQYPTESEIVYDLDQALQAKKISIAFRGVKVKYKPKGDEAAQLNAQREALKEKRKDSSRYFKAAALRRHRNLLKLEREKPQ; translated from the coding sequence ATGACTACATATACAAAAAATACAATTGCTCTCAGCTTTATTATTATATCACTTTTATGCGTATCTTTTTTAAACGAAGTACACGCAGAATCAACATCTAAAACATGGACATACATGCTTGAAGGTATTGAGCATGATATTAATGAGCAAAATATTGCCGTACAAAGTTTGCAAAAGAAACTTCCTGAAATGCTCAAAACTTTTGACCATCGAATTTATAAAGCAAAAGACAGACTTGATCAGTTAAAACTTCTCAGAGGACTGGCAAAACAAACCCCGTGGTCATACAGAACTATTTTGCTGCAACTTGAAGATCTGAAAGGTTATGTATTATATGCAAAAAAAGATCTTATTGTTGAAAAAAACCGTCTAAAAAAAATCAAAAAAGATATTGACCTTCTATCAGAACTCAATATTGGAAACAGCCTTGAACTTAATGTTAAAAAAGAACTTCTGACCAAAACCATAGACAGCTTTAAGCAAATACGGAATCTATCCAAAGTAATAAAGAAAGAAATAGATGTAGCCCTAACCAACGCAGATGAAACCATTATTGAAATTTCCCAGAACAAAAAAATAACCACAAAATATTATGCAGGTTCAATGGAAAGTTTCTACTTTCAAGAAGGACCATCACTGCTAGATTCTTCTAACTGGCAAGATATTTCGTACGCATTTGAAGAATGGCAGCAAAGCCATTCAAAATTTTACTATCCTCTATTTGTATGGGTCAATTGGACTAATTTTATGAGCTATATGGTAGTAATAGCTCTTGCATGCTGGTTATTTCTCCGTCAGGCTGTAAAAATTCTGTTGAAGCGTTCTATTTTCGCTAACCACTCAATGTCAGCGTACAATTTCGGTCTAATCATGTTATCGTTAGGCGCAGGGATTTTCATAGCACGACAGCTCACTCTTTTTACCTCAAACCAAATCACAGGACTTGTTTGGTCTGAGCTCATAACTTTGGGCGTCATTATTTGCGCGCGTAATTTTTTATGGGCAAATGAAAAAACCAAACCTGCTCAATTGATACACTCTCCTATGTTTACCCTCTGGTGTCTTATGACAGCAGGAGATATATTACATATGCTGACTATCCCCGTTGAATGCATAGGAACAATATGGATTTTCTTTAGCCTCATAGCCTTAATCGTAATCCATGAAAATCGTAAAAAACAATCCCTTAAAATTACTAAGACTACATCAAAAATAACGATGTATATTTTAGTATTATGTTCTATTTTGACAATATTCGGTCTAGGTACTCAAGCTATGATGTTCACGCAGCTCTGGTTCCTTTTTCTCGTAACGCTCCAGATATGCAGCGCGCTTAAAACAATAATGGTTACGTCCAAGCAGGATGAATCAGGATCGGATACAGAAAGAGTACTCCCTATCAATGAAGATTCGGTAACGGGCAACACCCAGCATAACCATATGATTCAGCTGATGTATCCACTGTCAATTTCAGTTATAATCTTCTTCTTTATTGCCTGGGCAACCGCTTATATGGGCGGAATTCCATTCGCAAAATTTGTATTCAGACATATGGATATTAAAATTGCAGGCGCAGCTATTTCCATCAAGAGCCTATTTTATATACTGATACTTTTTTTCACTTCCAGACTTATTCTTTTCTGGCTGAAAACCATGGTTTCAACCACATCTATTGCCGGACGCAAAATAGAATCAGCCCTAGCTCATACATTTTCTACACTTGGATCCTATCTGGTATGGGTCTTTTTCATTCTCTCTTCACTATATCTGCTGGGAATTCCGATGGCAGCCCTTACATGGATTGCAAGCGGACTTTCTATCGGTATCGGTTTCGGGCTTAAAGACATCGTCAGTAATTTTGTAAGCGGACTCATTATTCTCTTCGGTGGATCTATTAAAAAAGGTGATATTCTGCAGCGTAATAAGATAATCGGCCGGGTTGAAGATGTTTCCATTAGAAACACTACTATGCGCGCGCTTGACAACAGTATGGTAATAATTCCTAACTCAAGCTTTTTAAAAGGTGAAATTGTAAACCTTAATTTCCGTGACTCACGCATCAGAGTAGCCATACCTATAACTCTTATTCCCGGATCAAAAATTGAAAAAGCTAAAAAAATAATGCTTAAGACTGTGAAAAATCACTCTAAAGTAATGAACGATCCTGAACCAAGCATTCTTTTCAAAAGATTCGGTAGCCTTGGACTTGAATTTGAAATTTATTTTTGGGTGCGAGACTTTGAAGACCAATATCCTACTGAATCTGAAATTGTTTATGATCTGGATCAAGCTCTACAAGCCAAAAAAATTAGTATCGCCTTCCGCGGCGTTAAAGTTAAATACAAGCCTAAAGGAGATGAAGCTGCGCAACTCAATGCTCAGCGTGAAGCTTTAAAAGAAAAAAGAAAAGATAGTAGCAGGTACTTTAAAGCGGCTGCGCTGCGCAGACATAGAAATCTGCTAAAGCTGGAAAGAGAGAAACCTCAATAG
- the aroL gene encoding shikimate kinase AroL, translating to MNNLFFVGPRACGKTTVGRIVAKMLQFDFFDSDALIVQKAGCEISKFVEDNGWDAFRDLEVDVLKSLSKTERSVVSCGGGIVVRDENYKILKERFTVYLKTDVDTLVRRLSANPAHGQRPSLTGKFLTEEVSEILEAREDLYSGCATVIVNGDGRLHDICEKIADAFKSIENGDNK from the coding sequence GTGAATAATCTTTTTTTTGTCGGGCCTCGGGCATGCGGTAAAACCACTGTGGGGAGGATCGTTGCAAAAATGTTGCAGTTCGATTTTTTTGATAGTGATGCTCTTATCGTTCAGAAGGCTGGATGTGAAATTTCAAAGTTTGTAGAAGATAATGGATGGGACGCATTCCGTGATCTTGAAGTAGATGTTTTAAAGTCACTCTCAAAAACGGAGAGATCGGTTGTTTCCTGCGGAGGCGGAATTGTTGTCCGCGATGAGAATTATAAAATTTTGAAAGAAAGGTTCACTGTTTATTTAAAAACAGACGTTGATACATTGGTTAGGCGTCTATCAGCAAACCCTGCACATGGGCAGAGACCTTCTTTAACAGGAAAATTTTTGACGGAAGAAGTCAGTGAAATCCTTGAAGCTCGTGAAGACTTGTACTCAGGCTGTGCAACAGTAATTGTGAATGGAGATGGAAGGCTTCATGATATCTGTGAAAAAATTGCCGATGCATTTAAAAGTATTGAAAATGGAGACAATAAATAA